The stretch of DNA gaagatacgaccgagtggaaactgtggacagaatgaaaaatatctaaacacccagaataacaatcaattacgaaattacgaagaaaaagtcacacaaatataagtcgtgtaataaataaatttcgtaaaacatcgataaacattgctttgtttgctgttagtttgttatcaactaaactgtacatgtaaatgatactatatcgcgttaatttgaatccaaattttcaaagtttgaagagaaatcgtaagaaatttctacgtgcaacatatttttcagtttttacttttccacctttttatttctttttgcaatgctttgttacgttacgcgagattataaaagttgagaatcgcgcggaataaaacgaacaatagtacattttactttctcgtataatctcgatgagaaaaacaaaattgtagcgtatatggaaaacaaattttcgttctgcgtaaaatctcgagaaattcttcctttcttcgtccgtgtcagatgatagacgaatgacgcatcagatgactcgtgcgattccttagcatagaagagtgaattgaaatattcacgaagcgcgatgtactgttaaccagttaaccgtggaatttagttttagaaatcaacgtgaataaaatgcaaataaaaataaacgacgacgagtatacacgtcgaacacaaagaaaatgtgttacgtgttcctgttataagttttacgacgacgttaaaccaaaatgacgatggcttacatttttcttcgaaaaaatgaattatttcccacataaaatgttaaaattgtaacaaaataacaaaattcgtaaacaagaaaaatgtgaaaagatagaagaaattcagtggatcctcccagtgtggtatttctcgaaacagaatatcgcacaaagtggcacttggcaaatctaacaccagcaacgtgaagtggattcgatcaatgatataactggtataaaattggggaaatgttttttgataggaagcgtaggttttacggttgaactcgtagatggtggagcaactttcgaagctcgtgttcgtggaattgcatattcgataatttattcaacacacattcgaccaaaaaactgaatcgcattatattttctgtattatatttcgatcgttatcggggaataccggacacacgcagtaaaacatccactcaatttgcaagcatacaaaattgcgcaaacaattcgggcatagccgatatatcggtgaaaataatcaactgagtttataaaaaggaatacgttgtacagggaataaccgatataacaaaggaacaaatcaaatttttcagttttactgacaaagcgaacgtatcactaaataacattcttagcgcttcttactaaaatttggaatttttatggtaaatggtaatgttttatattatacgacagatgaaacacaccgagattaacatttttctcgacctgtttaattcatgaaacgcggttaactgtttaaaaacgctatcgacgatagcttttcgaaagatgtataaataaaacgaggagatagagcgaaatgaaataacaacgagtcgttcgatttctcgttatgtcgtgttgttaagaagcaacagaaatgaaatttcaattttccattagaatcgacggaaggatcaaacgacgatacggtaagagaaatcgcatgattccactcaagtggcaccgttttgtcaacgcaggctaacgcgtgaccttcgtttcgatcaacatggTTCAACATGGATCATACCGCCTGTGCTGTCAGATGTTCAGCCAAATGGTGTTTGCATTTGTCGTAGATAAAACGCTTGGAAAACTCGTCGCGCGCTAGTGCGCTTCTCCGTTTTCGCATGAAATCTCCGACTTTTTTCTACTTTCCTAgtttcctattttttctttttatccgttctatacgattcgcctctgaaaggttattcttgctgtaccgctactattaggttgtccgaaaagtttctctcgttttatgaggaaacaatagacgcacgttctttcttttatattattttgtcgaattacgtacgatccgttttgttctgttgagataaacaccgcgatatttcacagacttactttcacgtttgtacgaaggtgcactgttgtaaaaaattctttttgcgaaagaaagacacttttcgggcaacttaatacgttgtgttcgttttataaagaaataatagacgcgcgatgtcctttcttttatattagtttatcgaattatgcacgaacataataatagagatataaggaaatggatcgcacctaattcgataaaatgatataaaacagaaattgttgctcatctattatcattttatgaaacgaaagaaacttctcggacaacctagtacatcgaacgactaccgttgaataaattctctaaaaacgaaaatgtttttaatcgaattaaacgatcgagatggctgtaatacttttgtaggattttacgaatacttaccgagcgttgaaagttcgatgtgctcaaatacttataagcgatttttctttctcgagacgattccctttcgttcgcgaacaacctaaaaatggaaaaaatatcgttAACGGGTGTGTTCGTGGTAATCGTAACAACGTCGTTAACCGATTTATCGATGAATCGTTACGTGTGCTTTACGTTCTTTGCGAGATTCCACGACAAATATCGTTACGCGCGAGTTAATCGAGtaaacgacgtttaaaacggtttaaagttattcccgatatcgcaactataaatagggaaatgatacaaagaacagtgttttaaacctttgagtgctgtgggcgcatataggtgtctggcgaaagctatcggtgtggactaaggacatatatatgcgttttctgtaagtgctcggcatggactaaggacgcatgtatgggtttttcaatttttccgaacacctatgcagaagtaatactattacgtttgcgtgaaataaatataaatgcattccttacggcagtaaacaaatgccaatagtacctcgttattgttgaagtggtcaccacttgtaagaaaactctacatctggtttttttagttttcccaagcactgaatttttcacacacaactaaattattaactcgtgttatatttataaggttcaataatgcgataattcagggatcgattctgaagtctgaaaatcgagttttttttattatgaaatgatttgataaaatataaaaatgaacaacaattaatatgcgtctataacaatcaataacgatgattatctaaacgggaaattataagtctttggtgcaatgtttacctgaacgtcctgagctaccgatctttcttcttcagtctttaaatcttaaatcttcagtcttcacaatctcaaacaactattctataaccttgtctgtctctctaatgtaactctctgtccacccgtctggggaacacgtgcttcttcaactgctcgtccatgcaataaaggaagatcggaagatcttgtatctttgaatctatcagatttgtttttacatacaaaagaaaattaataaaaatgtgacttatttttattcattcttttgtactgttcgatcgttctccactatgatacggtttcaacgaagaaacgttttatttatgttcaagtgagagttttctaaatcaagatgagaagacaatggtacagcccgaatgtgaatgtggcaaactatggcgagcctcaaatcgtcatagaggaaagcacatcgggcgaagaggaagaggaagggcgaaggaacgagtcgcctccgcgttgcatggatcccgattcgacacccttaaatcctcatctattgtctccctggcgagaggtcaggaaacgctctctaccgactccgcaatgtacttccgggataaccgcatcacaggtactgtctgatggtcatatgtagaagaacatacttgcttatgggccacatcccctttcttgataatgtatttttagtgtatcctgttagcttaacaaaacataacgttgtccaacgtttgcataatatatttaaatatattcctattaggtcatttgttgtctgtatattttatactcTCTATCTTCTCCCCTTTCGCGTTCTCGGTCATGACGACACGTAGGTTAACTCTCAGCGGCATGACGTGGCGAAAatcgatttataaggttcaataatgggataattcagggatcgattctgaagtctgaaaatcgagttttttttattatgaaatgatttgataaaatgaaaaaatgaacaacaattaatatgcgtctataacaatcaataacgatgattatctaaacgggaaattataagtctttggtgcaatgtttacctgaacgtcctgagctaccgatctttcttcttcagtctttaaatcttaaatcttcagtctttacaatcttaaacaactattctatagcctggtctgtctctctaatgtaactctctgtccgtccgtctggggaacatgtacttcttcaactgctcgtccgtatcgatctctccgttaagcacagcctgtcgtgctacccgtaaaacaaaaagaatccctatcctacacgaactctagggattttacatatttactaaatttagttttctagtttattacccaaattctagttaactgtaaatttcaatgtttataataaataattaaaaataactaaaatataacgctcttgaatcatttaatctctttcattttaatcatttaaactactataacttattacgatttgcgctttgaatagttaatcaacagagttcagtctaacgaaaaagtattccatccacagcgatcgtcagcgctagacacgcgccgtctttacggacgacataggccgtgagtattcagcactcaaagggtttatcgtctgtgataaagcttttagtttcgaaagctctgttaaactcgttatggtaaaattaatatacactataatcttaacgaattatcttttgtattcgtaagaggcccgacgatttctttattatgggaaaataatttcagcgatatttttcgcttttaacgcgtttgcagcgcgtacgcgtatatccttgcctgttgcgcgttatacgttttaacgtatgtgcataattttctatctaccaaatacgcgcagcttttaacgaagcagagcgaaacgtttgtaaaattgaaatgttagaacgatgtttccgataaaattctttgttcccggcaggttgaactgcgagaccgatgcgtttaaaagtgcaattttcgaggaattaaacgcacgaaattctgaatattagttccttcgttatgcctttgtcatattcgtttctatctttatcattattcgacaggttattcgcaactcgtgcaacgaaataggaggatatccatacgttgatccaaatttctactttcaatcatataattggctttcttttgcataaaacgatataatcgaaacgttatcatagatataatctggttctggaaaaaatcgaagaacgtcgtgtgaaaatcgattttaatttaaattgtcttaaatatcctttaacgaatacgtcgtattctttcgttctattacgtttaaattaacagttatcgtcctttatgtcggccatttccttcgtttacgttctttttcactttctgccgtaatagatcagccacggatagtccatttcgacgaatagtttctctcgatcgacgtggaaaccgtcgaaaagaaagattcaggatattgtagccgttcgccgataaggagcgccatttacgccgaaggagatccgttctcttagaacgttcatagagctctgggtcttttcgttctataagattaatataaatctagaaattgtacagcccaactttaagtctatcgcagcttcgttcgaacgacgttacttcgtcctgtacaaatttcgattcctccgatgaaacgtgtattcacagcaaagtacttttttctgtaatcttattatggcttgcgaaagtgttcgaataatcttgatcgttccgaggtgacgcgtatcacacgaacaatagaaaactcggaaaataccgaaaggtcggatgataccggcgttcgtacggtaaaatcgtaaaattgatttcgataacttaacatcgtacttgcgtttcagtttagttgactatttgatcgattaaaagttcaattaatctatttactttgttcgcgcggtgccggcgttaaaatttcgaaaaaaaaaacgcgcagttaggagaaagctggaaacacatcgtataatacgagactcggatagccgaaacttcaccgagctggcggaaattttgcgtaggatcgcgtattatgccaaacattttgaaatcccgttaacgctgtaacgagacacgactatcatgattatgttcgttacatcagttgcgactctgcaatttttgtactttcgagtctgtccctattttaacgataataaaacatatttgtaacgttgggagaagatttttaatcaagaaaattgaaacgaaaatgtgcgatcttttttcattttcttcaaaacgaaggtatcctctaacgttgtaagaacgtaattgggtcgacccatacataactcgagctaaaatgatcgaaagggcgtagcaggctttttttttatttattacaagcgtacagttttgtcaggttcagccaaatattaggttgccccaaaagtgtctttcctctacgaatatgtcttttacgacaatgcatctttatacaaacacgacagctaatctgtcaaatgtcgtggtctttaccttaatagaacaaaatggaacgtacgtagttcgataaaataaaggaaacaagaaacgtcgtgcgtctattattttcttataaaacgaaagactcttt from Bombus affinis isolate iyBomAffi1 chromosome 3, iyBomAffi1.2, whole genome shotgun sequence encodes:
- the LOC126914790 gene encoding uncharacterized protein LOC126914790, translating into MRRQWYSPNVNVANYGEPQIVIEESTSGEEEEEGRRNESPPRCMDPDSTPLNPHLLSPWREVRKRSLPTPQCTSGITASQVRRMSDRGGEESGLLRRVTHPQPIPRGVTANGLRAVLRTFHRPKDPP